The Flectobacillus major DSM 103 genome has a window encoding:
- a CDS encoding peroxiredoxin family protein: MKSKKQLLSIACLALSTLSANVVNAQSTFIKEGAWRGVFKVNEVQVPFNFEVKGKDAEHATFTLINGTRRDDFHVQQTAKDSVFIKMNTYDAALVAKIHEDGTLSGVYKSLVPNFRGNFLPFTAEYGKTFRFVEPEKEIKANHNLSGKWAIKISSKEPVADQVAVFEQKGNKLKGVFLKVTGDTRELEGIVQGDEFTLTGFSGPSPWLIRGKINPDKSISGEVGLGIYNNVKFEGVKDKKAELPDPYALTYLKEGYEKLDFTLPDLNGKPVSLSDEKYKGKVVIVEIVGTWCPNCTDQTQFLSPWYKANKDRGVEAIAVGFEQKDDLAYAKYTLGKLKEKYDIQYDILFGGIADKKVASEKFAALNKMIAFPTTIIIGRDGKVKQIHTGYTGEVTGKYFKQYVKKWNKDLDKLIAEPVPTSEVALK, translated from the coding sequence ATGAAATCCAAGAAACAACTACTCTCTATTGCTTGTTTGGCCTTATCTACGCTATCCGCCAATGTAGTTAATGCCCAAAGTACCTTTATCAAAGAAGGTGCATGGCGTGGTGTATTCAAAGTAAACGAGGTACAAGTGCCTTTTAATTTTGAAGTGAAGGGCAAGGATGCCGAACATGCCACCTTTACACTCATCAATGGAACAAGAAGAGACGATTTTCACGTTCAGCAAACAGCAAAAGATTCGGTATTTATCAAAATGAATACTTATGACGCTGCATTAGTAGCTAAAATCCATGAAGACGGTACGCTTTCGGGTGTTTACAAAAGTTTAGTTCCTAATTTTAGAGGTAATTTCTTGCCTTTTACCGCCGAATATGGCAAAACTTTCCGATTTGTTGAGCCTGAAAAAGAAATAAAAGCTAATCATAACCTTTCGGGCAAATGGGCTATCAAAATTAGTAGCAAAGAGCCTGTAGCCGACCAAGTGGCTGTTTTTGAACAAAAAGGTAATAAGCTTAAAGGTGTATTCCTGAAGGTAACAGGCGATACTCGTGAGCTGGAAGGTATTGTTCAAGGTGACGAATTTACATTGACAGGGTTTTCTGGCCCTAGTCCATGGCTAATTCGAGGCAAAATCAATCCTGATAAAAGTATCTCGGGCGAAGTTGGTCTTGGAATTTATAACAACGTGAAGTTTGAAGGGGTAAAAGACAAAAAGGCCGAATTGCCCGACCCTTATGCTTTGACGTATTTGAAAGAGGGTTATGAAAAACTAGATTTTACGCTACCAGATTTGAATGGAAAGCCTGTTTCGTTGAGCGATGAAAAATACAAAGGCAAAGTTGTAATTGTAGAAATTGTTGGAACGTGGTGTCCTAACTGCACCGACCAAACACAATTTTTATCGCCTTGGTACAAAGCCAACAAAGACCGTGGTGTAGAGGCAATCGCTGTAGGATTTGAGCAAAAAGATGATTTAGCATACGCCAAATACACTTTAGGTAAGTTAAAAGAGAAATATGATATTCAGTATGATATTCTTTTTGGGGGTATTGCCGACAAAAAAGTAGCTTCCGAAAAATTTGCCGCACTTAACAAAATGATTGCTTTTCCAACTACTATTATTATTGGTCGTGATGGCAAAGTAAAACAAATTCATACAGGATATACAGGCGAAGTAACAGGGAAATATTTTAAGCAATATGTTAAAAAATGGAACAAAGACCTTGATAAACTCATAGCCGAGCCTGTTCCTACTTCGGAAGTAGCTCTTAAATAA
- a CDS encoding YceI family protein, which produces MMKKVTLLCTTLLALALGANAGNDNGKAADANYTVDNQASKLVWTGKKVTGAHTGNISLSAGNLVVANNKLKSGSFEIDVASLTVTDLTDKDYNAKLVGHLKADDFFATDKFPKAKFVTTAVTAKGGDNYEIAGKLTIKGITSDVKFPATVKVEKNKVSAQAKIVVDRTKYDIKFRSKNFFENLGDKAIDNDFELDVNLVAQAGTASAKATGK; this is translated from the coding sequence ATGATGAAAAAAGTAACCTTATTATGCACAACACTGTTGGCATTGGCACTAGGTGCAAATGCTGGAAACGATAACGGAAAAGCTGCCGATGCCAACTATACGGTTGATAATCAGGCCAGCAAGCTGGTATGGACGGGCAAAAAAGTAACAGGGGCTCATACTGGGAATATCTCTTTGAGTGCGGGCAATTTAGTAGTGGCCAATAACAAACTCAAAAGTGGCTCTTTTGAAATAGACGTTGCCTCGTTGACCGTCACCGACCTAACCGATAAAGACTATAATGCCAAATTGGTAGGGCATTTGAAGGCCGATGACTTTTTTGCTACCGATAAGTTTCCCAAAGCGAAGTTTGTAACTACCGCCGTAACAGCCAAAGGTGGCGACAACTACGAAATAGCAGGAAAGCTAACGATTAAAGGTATCACTAGCGATGTCAAATTTCCAGCAACTGTAAAAGTTGAGAAAAATAAAGTATCAGCTCAGGCCAAAATTGTAGTAGACCGTACCAAATATGACATTAAGTTCCGTTCAAAAAACTTCTTTGAAAACCTTGGCGACAAAGCTATCGACAACGATTTTGAATTGGATGTTAACTTGGTAGCTCAGGCTGGCACAGCTTCGGCAAAGGCTACAGGTAAGTAA
- a CDS encoding protein-disulfide reductase DsbD domain-containing protein — protein sequence MKKTLLLSLLLSLAATFVQAQEIDKIVTWKFKFANDNFKVGDEVELIFDTTIEKGWSLYSSDFKGDVGPQPTIFQFSENGSFELSSDIKPISPLKKTDRNWGTEISYFTQKAQFRAKVRVVEYNYDIFGSIKGQVCHDKKGVCIPFEKTFQF from the coding sequence ATGAAAAAAACACTCTTATTATCGCTACTATTGAGCTTGGCGGCTACTTTTGTTCAAGCACAGGAAATAGATAAAATTGTAACTTGGAAATTCAAATTTGCCAATGATAATTTCAAAGTTGGAGATGAGGTTGAATTGATTTTTGATACAACCATCGAAAAGGGATGGTCGCTTTATTCCTCCGATTTTAAAGGAGACGTTGGCCCACAGCCTACTATATTTCAGTTTTCAGAAAATGGGTCGTTCGAGCTCAGTTCCGATATAAAGCCTATATCGCCCCTCAAAAAAACAGATAGAAATTGGGGAACAGAAATATCTTATTTTACCCAAAAAGCCCAGTTTCGAGCCAAAGTACGAGTGGTAGAATACAACTACGATATTTTTGGCTCAATCAAAGGGCAAGTTTGCCATGACAAAAAAGGCGTTTGTATTCCCTTTGAAAAAACCTTTCAATTTTAA